In Pseudomonas fluorescens NCIMB 11764, a single window of DNA contains:
- a CDS encoding thioesterase domain-containing protein, whose translation MNRDSRHLESVLHRDIPLTQAMGVKVLDWHDQQLRLYLPLEANVNHKSTMFGGSLYCGAVLAGWGWLHLRLREEGIEDGHIVIQEGQISYPLPVTMDATAICQAPSAAVWKKFLAMYGRYGRARLTLHSRIVNADSDDDAVTFTGQYVLHR comes from the coding sequence ATGAACCGCGACAGTCGTCATCTGGAATCAGTCCTGCACCGCGACATTCCCCTGACGCAGGCCATGGGCGTCAAAGTGCTCGACTGGCATGACCAGCAATTGCGCCTGTACTTGCCGCTGGAAGCCAACGTCAATCACAAGAGCACCATGTTCGGCGGCAGCCTGTATTGCGGCGCGGTGCTGGCGGGCTGGGGCTGGCTGCACTTGCGTCTGCGCGAGGAAGGGATTGAGGACGGGCACATCGTGATCCAGGAAGGGCAGATCAGCTATCCGCTGCCGGTGACCATGGACGCGACGGCGATTTGCCAGGCGCCGAGTGCGGCGGTATGGAAGAAGTTCTTGGCGATGTATGGACGCTATGGGCGGGCGCGGTTGACGTTGCACTCACGGATTGTGAATGCCGATAGCGATGACGATGCAGTAACGTTCACCGGGCAGTACGTCCTTCACCGATAA
- a CDS encoding sigma-54-dependent transcriptional regulator: protein MTIDNRIQVVLIDDDPHLRQALSQTLDLAGLKILPLAEAKGVAGQLERDWPGVVVSDIRMPGMDGLELLTELHAQDPELPVLLITGHGDVPLAVQAMRTGAYDFLEKPFASDALLDSVRRALALRRLVLDNRSLRLALSDRNELSARLVGQSAPMLRLREQIGALAATKADVLILGETGAGKEVVARALHDLSNRRNGPFVAINAGALAESVVESELFGHEPGAFTGAQKRRIGKFEFASGGTVFLDEIESMSLDVQVKLLRLLQERVVERLGGNQLIPLDIRIIAATKEDLRQSADQGRFRADLYYRLNVAPLRIPPLRERGEDALMLFQHFADEASARHGLPPHELQPGQRALLLRHTWPGNVRELQNAAERFALGLELALDNSAPEAGASTTVEAFSGGLSEQVENFEKSLIAAELARSHSSVRSLAEALGIPRKTLHDKLRKHGLNFADHHPTDELD, encoded by the coding sequence ATGACCATCGACAACCGCATCCAGGTCGTGTTGATCGACGACGATCCGCATCTGCGCCAAGCCTTGAGCCAGACGCTGGACCTGGCGGGCCTGAAAATCCTGCCACTCGCCGAAGCCAAGGGCGTGGCCGGGCAACTGGAGCGTGACTGGCCGGGGGTAGTGGTCAGCGACATTCGCATGCCGGGCATGGACGGTCTTGAGTTACTGACCGAACTGCACGCGCAAGACCCGGAGCTGCCCGTGCTGCTGATCACCGGTCACGGCGACGTGCCGCTGGCCGTGCAAGCGATGCGCACCGGTGCTTATGACTTTCTGGAAAAACCCTTCGCCAGCGACGCCCTGCTCGACAGCGTGCGCCGTGCATTGGCCTTGCGCCGGCTGGTGCTGGACAACCGCAGTCTGCGTCTGGCCCTGAGCGACCGCAATGAACTGAGCGCAAGACTGGTCGGGCAATCGGCGCCGATGCTGCGTTTGCGCGAACAGATCGGTGCACTGGCCGCGACCAAGGCCGACGTGCTGATCCTCGGCGAAACCGGTGCCGGCAAAGAAGTCGTGGCCAGGGCCCTGCACGATTTGTCGAACCGGCGTAACGGCCCGTTCGTGGCCATTAATGCCGGGGCCCTCGCCGAATCAGTGGTGGAAAGCGAGTTGTTCGGTCATGAACCGGGCGCGTTTACCGGGGCGCAGAAGCGCCGTATCGGCAAGTTCGAATTCGCCAGCGGCGGCACAGTCTTCCTCGATGAAATCGAAAGCATGAGCCTGGACGTGCAGGTGAAGCTGCTGCGCTTGCTGCAAGAGCGGGTGGTCGAGCGTCTGGGGGGCAATCAGCTGATCCCGCTGGACATCCGCATCATCGCCGCGACCAAGGAAGACCTGCGCCAGTCCGCCGATCAGGGACGCTTCCGCGCCGACTTGTATTACCGTCTCAACGTCGCACCGCTGCGGATTCCGCCGCTGCGCGAACGCGGTGAAGACGCGCTGATGCTGTTCCAGCATTTTGCCGATGAAGCCAGCGCTCGCCATGGCTTGCCGCCCCATGAACTGCAACCGGGGCAACGGGCGCTGCTGCTGCGTCACACCTGGCCGGGTAACGTGCGGGAATTGCAGAACGCCGCCGAACGCTTCGCCCTGGGCCTGGAACTGGCACTGGACAACAGCGCGCCGGAGGCTGGAGCGAGCACAACGGTTGAAGCGTTCAGCGGCGGATTGAGCGAACAGGTGGAAAACTTCGAGAAATCGCTGATTGCCGCCGAACTGGCGCGCTCTCACAGCTCGGTCCGCAGCCTCGCCGAAGCCCTCGGCATTCCACGCAAGACCTTGCACGACAAACTGCGCAAGCACGGGCTGAACTTTGCCGACCATCACCCGACCGACGAACTCGATTGA
- the nudE gene encoding ADP compounds hydrolase NudE, producing MRQKPTVLAREIVATSRLFCVEELKLRFSNGVERTYERLVGKGAGYGAVMIVAMIDADHAVLVEEYCGGTDEYELSLPKGLIEPGEDVLAAAERELKEEAGYGARQLEHLTELSLSPGYMSQKIQVVLATDLYEERLEGDEPEPMGVDKINLRELSGLAQNPRFTEGRALAALYLARDLLTQRGVFLP from the coding sequence ATGCGCCAGAAACCCACCGTCCTCGCCCGCGAGATTGTCGCCACCAGCCGTTTATTCTGCGTCGAAGAGCTGAAACTGCGCTTTTCCAATGGCGTGGAGCGCACATATGAACGACTGGTCGGCAAGGGCGCCGGGTATGGCGCGGTGATGATCGTGGCGATGATCGATGCAGACCACGCGGTGCTGGTCGAGGAATATTGCGGCGGCACCGATGAATACGAGCTGTCTTTGCCCAAGGGCTTGATCGAACCGGGTGAAGACGTGTTGGCGGCGGCGGAGCGCGAGCTCAAGGAAGAAGCCGGTTATGGCGCACGACAGCTGGAGCATCTGACCGAGTTGTCCTTGTCGCCGGGTTACATGAGCCAGAAAATTCAGGTGGTCCTGGCCACCGACTTGTACGAAGAACGGCTAGAGGGTGACGAGCCCGAACCTATGGGCGTGGACAAGATCAATCTGCGTGAACTGTCCGGCCTGGCACAGAACCCGCGATTCACCGAGGGCCGTGCCTTGGCGGCGCTGTACCTGGCCCGCGATCTGCTGACTCAGCGCGGGGTATTCCTGCCATGA
- the cysQ gene encoding 3'(2'),5'-bisphosphate nucleotidase CysQ encodes MNFPHPLMAPVVELALKAGDAILPFWRTGTAVTAKADDSPVTAADLAAHHLILAGLTALDPSIPVLSEEDANIPQSVRAGWQRWWLVDPLDGTKEFISGSEEFTVNIALIEQGRVVFGVVSMPTNGRFYVGGAGLGAWRGDREAEPSPIQVRNALAPGEAFTVVASRRHSSPEQERLLAGLSDSLGELQLANIGSSLKFCLLAEGAADCYPRLAPTSQWDTAAAQGVLEGAGGEVLELSGVPFSYPARESLLNEFFLALPAKAAWREKLLELARS; translated from the coding sequence ATGAATTTTCCGCATCCCTTGATGGCGCCGGTGGTTGAACTGGCACTGAAGGCTGGCGACGCCATCCTGCCGTTTTGGCGTACCGGCACTGCGGTGACCGCCAAGGCTGACGATTCACCGGTCACCGCGGCCGACCTTGCCGCTCATCACCTGATTCTGGCCGGGCTGACCGCGCTGGACCCAAGCATTCCGGTGTTGTCCGAAGAGGACGCCAACATCCCGCAGAGCGTGCGTGCCGGCTGGCAGCGCTGGTGGCTGGTCGATCCGCTGGACGGGACCAAGGAGTTCATCTCGGGCAGCGAAGAGTTCACCGTCAACATCGCGCTGATCGAGCAAGGTCGCGTGGTGTTTGGTGTGGTGTCGATGCCGACCAACGGGCGTTTCTATGTTGGCGGTGCGGGTCTTGGCGCGTGGCGTGGTGATCGAGAAGCCGAGCCATCGCCGATTCAGGTTCGCAATGCTCTGGCTCCTGGAGAGGCGTTCACGGTCGTTGCCAGTCGTCGGCATTCAAGCCCTGAACAAGAACGCTTGCTGGCCGGACTGAGCGACAGCCTCGGTGAGTTGCAACTGGCCAATATCGGCAGTTCGCTGAAATTTTGCCTGCTGGCGGAAGGCGCGGCCGATTGTTATCCGCGCCTGGCACCGACTTCGCAGTGGGATACGGCGGCGGCCCAAGGTGTGCTGGAAGGAGCCGGCGGTGAAGTGCTGGAGTTGAGCGGCGTGCCGTTCAGTTATCCGGCGCGGGAGTCTTTGCTGAACGAGTTTTTCCTGGCGCTGCCGGCGAAGGCTGCCTGGCGGGAAAAACTGCTGGAACTCGCCCGTTCCTGA